In one Paenibacillus sp. JQZ6Y-1 genomic region, the following are encoded:
- a CDS encoding SMI1/KNR4 family protein, which translates to MMFTIEECEQALTEHDLDALEQQLGKVFPPAYRQHVLQYNGGYLSDEWMEREQLYFGGFNAIRYGKWPAEQLYADLLEDFPELIYLFPFAYDQGGNCFLISLREGSDYGEIYVWIMEEKEFVPVADSFEHFWWRLKTEIDDSE; encoded by the coding sequence ATGATGTTTACAATTGAAGAATGTGAGCAAGCATTGACTGAACACGATCTGGATGCGCTGGAACAGCAGCTTGGAAAGGTATTTCCGCCCGCGTACCGTCAGCACGTTCTACAATATAATGGTGGGTATTTATCGGACGAATGGATGGAGCGGGAGCAGCTTTATTTTGGCGGCTTTAATGCGATTCGCTATGGGAAATGGCCTGCTGAACAATTGTATGCTGATCTGCTGGAAGACTTCCCAGAGCTAATATATTTGTTTCCATTTGCATATGATCAGGGAGGGAATTGCTTTTTGATCTCTCTACGGGAAGGCTCGGATTATGGTGAGATTTATGTTTGGATAATGGAAGAAAAGGAATTCGTGCCAGTTGCTGATTCATTTGAGCACTTCTGGTGGCGATTGAAGACGGAAATTGATGACTCTGAATAA